The Xiphias gladius isolate SHS-SW01 ecotype Sanya breed wild chromosome 7, ASM1685928v1, whole genome shotgun sequence genome window below encodes:
- the tekt1 gene encoding tektin-1 — MSVPNRNPQQNVGSNLVNVEVMRNHSELFRAECMRLILETNKACERMHDDDNKRLDQRVRDIHFLKKELERNLEEITVETDVLIALQSRVLKAVEACKESLRVTVLCLEERMKRLPSEKLHDEVDGELLKEREVMEGVASLLQSVVEQITEQMRLNRSAKYRLEQDLKEKYEAHCIDNSCILMTTHSIKNQQKSKNTNTDLPSLAVTQKQWENISDINIAKGEQQKTNSLSLRALVESLLEQTAADMQKQVQATTAAFQRNVQEIKSAKSQMEDQLSKILSEFASQQRIREDLQVAITENEHFLSLAQARLALRRQRPGKEQCQDPAQSQLLVEVQQLTTHINKLHEAVAQSEEEQRALVRCQLRLQENIEIKASSLYIDEVICAQHRELIIIHNF, encoded by the exons ATGTCTGTCCCGAACCGCAATCCCCAGCAAAATGTCGGATCTAATCTAGTGAATGTTGAGGTGATGCGGAACCACTCAGAGCTCTTCAGAGCAGAATGTATGCGGCTGATCCTAGAAACTAATAAAGCATGTGAACGCATGCACGATGATGACAACAAGCGACTAG ATCAGCGGGTCAGAGACATCCACTTCCTGAAGAAGGAGTTGGAGCGGAATTTGGAGGAGATTACTGTGGAAACTGATGTCCTCATAGCGTTGCAGAGCAGAGTGTTGAAGGCCGTGGAGGCCTGCAAAGAGTCTCTGAGAGTCACTGTTCTCTGTCTGGAGGAGAG AATGAAACGTCTTCCTTCAGAGAAGCTGCACGATGAGGTGGATGGAGAGCTGCTGAAGGAGAGGGAGGTTATGGAGGGTGTGGCTTCCCTTCTGCAGTCTGTAGTAGAGCAGATCACTGAGCAGATGCG ACTGAACCGATCTGCCAAGTACCGTTTAGAGCAGGATCTGAAGGAAAAATATGAGGCTCACTGCATTGACAACTCCTGCATCTTAATGACCACCCATTCCATCAAAAACCAGCAGAAGTCCAAAAATACCAACACTGATTTGCCAAG CTTGGCAGTGACTCAAAAGCAGTGGGAAAACATCTCAGACATTAACATAGCCAAAGGGGAGCAGCAGAAAACCAACTCTCTGTCCCTACGGGCCCTAGTGGAGTCTCTCCTGGAGCAGACGGCTGCTGACATGCAGAAGCAGGTCCAGGCCACAACAGCGGCCTTTCAGCGGAACGTCCAGGAAATCAAGTCTGCCAAAAGCCAGATGGAGGATCAACTGAGCAAG ATTCTGTCTGAGTTTGCCAGCCAGCAGAGGATCAGGGAGGATCTCCAAGTGGCCATCACAGAGAATGAACATTTCCTGAGTTTGGCCCAGGCCCGGTTGGCTTTGCGCCGCCAGAGGCCTGGCAAAGAGCAATGCCAAGATCCAGCACAGTCCCAGCTCCTTGTCGAGGTCCAGCAGCTCACCACTCACATCAACAA ACTGCATGAGGCGGTGGCCCAGTcagaagaggagcagagggcTCTTGTTCGCTGCCAGCTCAGGCTGCAGGAAAACATCGAGATAAAGGCCAGCTCTCTCTACATTGATGAGGTCATCTGCGCCCAGCACAGGGAGCTCATTATCATACATAACTTCTGA
- the xaf1 gene encoding XIAP-associated factor 1 isoform X2: MKCHKEVAETNFALHETHCSRFLCLCPDCDEAVPREQLNQHREEQHTQVRCSKCNQKMECCHLMDHESDECVERLQTCQFCELELPWKELDKHSQVCGSRTELCRDCNRYVKLRDQPEHNSTCSATNNGSSPPQTTSTPPNKTKVTVSCSGCMMSFPAEDIEKHELECVQASRWDYYKEAKLEEEKVQDEGGFCRQVTPLRLSSTYKATSLADRLGRGPWGDGGDPDQISTCPHCHLALPLFTLRWHKAKCQIYILLK; the protein is encoded by the exons ATGAAGTG CCACAAGGAGGTTGCAGAGACCAACTTCGCTCTGCATGAAACGCACTGCAGTCGCTTCTTATGTCTCTGTCCTGACTGTGATGAAGCAGTTCCCAGAGAGCAACTGAACCAACACAGAGAAGAACAGCACACTCag GTGAGATGCTCCAAGTGTAACCAGAAGATGGAATGTTGTCACCTAATGGATCATGAG TCTGATGAGTGTGTGGAGCGTCTGCAGACCTGTCAGTTTTGCGAGCTGGAGCTGCCGTGGAAGGAGCTGGACAAACACAGTCAGGTCTGTGGGAGTCGCACCGAGCTCTGCAGGGACTGCAATCGCTACGTCAAACTGAGGGACCAGCCGGAGCACAACTCGACCTGCTCGGCTACTAACAATGGCTCAAGTCCTCCTCAAACTACCAGCACTCCACCAAATAAGA CGAAAGTAACAGTTAGCTGTAGCGGATGTATGATGTCATTTCCAGCTGAGGATATCGAGAAACATGag CTGGAGTGTGTCCAAGCATCCAGGTGGGACTATTATAAAGAGGCTAAGctagaggaggaaaaagtgcAGGATGAGGGTGGATTCTGCAGGCAGGTGACCCCCCTTCGGTTAAGCAGCACCTATAAGGCAACCTCCCTGGCAGACAGACTCGGCAGAGGTCCCTGGGGTGATGGAGGAGATCCAGACCAGATCAGCACTTGCCCCCACTGTCATCTGGCCCTGCCACTCTTCACACTACGCTGGCATAAG gcGAAATGTCAAATCTACATTCTCTTGAAATAA
- the xaf1 gene encoding XIAP-associated factor 1 isoform X1 — protein MDNKKATRTCGQCHKEVAETNFALHETHCSRFLCLCPDCDEAVPREQLNQHREEQHTQVRCSKCNQKMECCHLMDHESDECVERLQTCQFCELELPWKELDKHSQVCGSRTELCRDCNRYVKLRDQPEHNSTCSATNNGSSPPQTTSTPPNKTKVTVSCSGCMMSFPAEDIEKHELECVQASRWDYYKEAKLEEEKVQDEGGFCRQVTPLRLSSTYKATSLADRLGRGPWGDGGDPDQISTCPHCHLALPLFTLRWHKAKCQIYILLK, from the exons ATGGACAACAAGAAGGCAACACGCACCTGCGGCCAATG CCACAAGGAGGTTGCAGAGACCAACTTCGCTCTGCATGAAACGCACTGCAGTCGCTTCTTATGTCTCTGTCCTGACTGTGATGAAGCAGTTCCCAGAGAGCAACTGAACCAACACAGAGAAGAACAGCACACTCag GTGAGATGCTCCAAGTGTAACCAGAAGATGGAATGTTGTCACCTAATGGATCATGAG TCTGATGAGTGTGTGGAGCGTCTGCAGACCTGTCAGTTTTGCGAGCTGGAGCTGCCGTGGAAGGAGCTGGACAAACACAGTCAGGTCTGTGGGAGTCGCACCGAGCTCTGCAGGGACTGCAATCGCTACGTCAAACTGAGGGACCAGCCGGAGCACAACTCGACCTGCTCGGCTACTAACAATGGCTCAAGTCCTCCTCAAACTACCAGCACTCCACCAAATAAGA CGAAAGTAACAGTTAGCTGTAGCGGATGTATGATGTCATTTCCAGCTGAGGATATCGAGAAACATGag CTGGAGTGTGTCCAAGCATCCAGGTGGGACTATTATAAAGAGGCTAAGctagaggaggaaaaagtgcAGGATGAGGGTGGATTCTGCAGGCAGGTGACCCCCCTTCGGTTAAGCAGCACCTATAAGGCAACCTCCCTGGCAGACAGACTCGGCAGAGGTCCCTGGGGTGATGGAGGAGATCCAGACCAGATCAGCACTTGCCCCCACTGTCATCTGGCCCTGCCACTCTTCACACTACGCTGGCATAAG gcGAAATGTCAAATCTACATTCTCTTGAAATAA